The following proteins are encoded in a genomic region of Candidatus Zixiibacteriota bacterium:
- a CDS encoding sigma-54 dependent transcriptional regulator produces MAKTGKILIVDDDPLVLEALHQTFMDDYEIVLAASGMEALQALDNHGDLDTVVLDIKMARMDGLDTACRIRDINPELPVIFHTGYPGDYSERDIDSDHQPFDYVGKNERPARLQRSVRNAVSMHRLKSNSSDLVELARRHYGMVGRSRLMRDVYQMIEKIGPTDNKVMVLGPTGTGKELVARAIHRRSQRSEMTLAVFNCDHKAPDLVESELFGHLRGSFTSAVADRVGLFQHADGGTVFLDEIGNLDITTQGKLLRVLETGELQPIGTPETVRVDVRLICATNCDLEQMVKEKAFRQDLYYRLKGIRIGLPALADRREDIPDLIDFFTENYCRKKDGGIKVFEPSARDLMIEYEWPGNVRQLQDTVQSLIDLSLSHLITRTEVQDYLVYAGAGPNGAGGLATRMREFKRLVLIQSLARHGGNVSAAARELDVDPSNLHKTLRDLDIETG; encoded by the coding sequence ATGGCCAAGACAGGTAAAATACTGATCGTGGACGATGATCCATTGGTGCTTGAGGCCCTTCACCAGACATTCATGGATGACTACGAGATTGTCCTGGCCGCCTCGGGTATGGAAGCACTGCAGGCACTGGACAATCACGGCGATCTGGACACAGTGGTGCTTGATATCAAAATGGCCCGGATGGATGGTCTGGACACGGCCTGTCGAATTCGTGATATCAATCCCGAATTGCCGGTAATCTTTCACACCGGTTATCCCGGCGACTACTCAGAACGTGACATCGATTCCGATCACCAGCCGTTCGACTATGTCGGCAAGAACGAGCGTCCCGCTCGATTGCAGAGATCGGTGCGTAACGCAGTGTCTATGCACCGACTGAAATCCAACAGTTCCGACTTGGTGGAACTGGCGCGGCGACATTATGGCATGGTGGGACGGTCGCGCCTGATGCGCGACGTCTACCAGATGATTGAAAAAATCGGCCCCACCGACAACAAGGTGATGGTCCTGGGTCCCACCGGAACCGGCAAGGAGTTGGTCGCGCGTGCTATCCACCGCCGCAGTCAACGTTCGGAAATGACGCTGGCTGTCTTTAACTGCGATCACAAAGCGCCCGATCTGGTGGAAAGCGAACTGTTCGGTCATCTACGCGGTTCTTTCACCAGTGCGGTCGCCGATCGAGTGGGATTATTCCAACATGCCGACGGTGGCACCGTTTTTCTCGATGAAATCGGAAATCTCGACATCACTACCCAGGGCAAGCTGCTGCGTGTTCTTGAAACCGGCGAATTGCAGCCGATTGGTACACCGGAGACGGTTCGTGTCGATGTACGCTTGATTTGCGCCACCAATTGTGACCTTGAACAGATGGTCAAGGAAAAAGCTTTCCGTCAGGATCTGTACTACCGTCTCAAGGGAATCCGAATTGGTCTGCCGGCTCTGGCCGACCGTCGCGAGGACATTCCTGATCTGATTGATTTCTTCACGGAGAACTACTGCCGAAAGAAAGATGGTGGAATCAAAGTATTCGAGCCGAGCGCACGCGACTTGATGATCGAGTACGAATGGCCGGGAAACGTTCGTCAACTTCAGGACACGGTGCAGTCTCTGATTGACCTTTCGTTGTCACATCTCATCACACGAACAGAAGTTCAGGACTACCTCGTCTATGCCGGCGCCGGACCCAACGGTGCAGGCGGTCTTGCCACGCGAATGAGAGAGTTCAAACGTCTCGTCCTTATCCAAAGCCTGGCTCGCCACGGTGGAAATGTGAGCGCCGCGGCACGCGAATTGGATGTTGATCCATCGAATCTGCACAAGACGCTGCGAGATCTTGATATCGAAACTGGTTGA